Below is a genomic region from uncultured Desulfovibrio sp..
CCCTGTGGTTTTATAGGGCCAAGACCCGTATCTACAGCCATTCTTTTTCTGCTTGAGCAGGGGCAATATTCGCGTTTGCACCGCATCCGGCAGGATGAACTGTGGCATTTCCACCTTGGCGGCCCCTTGCGCCTGGCCTGTATTGATACCCACGGGCAACCGCGCGAAGTGATTCTTGGCCCGAATATTATGGCGGGGCAACACGTGCAGTTTACCATTCCCGGCGGCTGCTGGTTTGGCGCAACGCCTGCGCCAGGCAGCGAGTTTGCGCTTGTGGGCTGCACGGTTTCACCGGGCTTTGACATGGAAGACCTGCGCCTCGGTCAGCCGGAAGAGCTGACCCTGCGCTACCCCAATGCAAAAGACTGCATACGCGAATTCTGCCCACCTCTGAACGACGCCCAGCGCGCCGCCTGTAGAAGATGCGGTGACGACGAATGACGCGCTATGCCGTGCCTGATGTTGCGCCCCAACACCCGCACAGCACAGAAATCGTTATCCGCCGCAGCCGCTTTCTGGCCCAGTGCGCCCATACGCCGGATGCGGCAACAGCGCGGGCCTTTGTGGAACAGGTACGCCGCCAGCACGCCGATGCAACGCATAACTGCTGGGCATATGCCGCTGGCGCGCCGGGGAACACGGCGCAGATCGGCTCGTCTGACGATGGAGAACCTCACGGCACAGCTGGCAGGCCCATGCTGCAAATTGTGCTGCACAGCGGCATCGGCGAATTGTGCGTAGTGGTGAGCCGCTGGTTTGGCGGCGTCAAGCTTGGCACCGGCGGCCTTGTGCGGGCCTATCAGGACAGTGTACGCGAAAATCTGGCCGACCTGCCCGTGAGGCAGCGAGTGCCGGAAACCAGTTTGCAGCTTACGGTTGCCTACGCACACCTTGATGCCCTGCGCCGCATGTTGCCAACCTACGAAGCCCGCCTTGAAAGTGAAGACTATCAGGCTGAGGCCAGATTGCAACTGCGATTGCCCGCCGAACACGTGGAGGCCTTTCAGGTTGCGCTGGCGGGCGTGAGCAATGGCGCGGCCCTGTGCAGTGAGCTTACGGACGGCGACACCGCCTGAGACAAAATTTATGTGCGTTCAAAGCCCATCGACATATGCCGGTGGGCTTTTTGTTTTGCAGTGCTGACTTTGAACAATACTCGGCCCCCAGAAAAACAGTCAGGGCCGCCGGATTTCTCCAGCGGCCCTGACGGATATTCATTGCACGGGGTGCGAGTTAGACGCCCTTGGCCTTAAGCTCTTCAAGAAAGCCTTCCGGCACTTCAAAACCCAGAGCCTGCGCCTTTTTGGCGGATTCTGCGGCATCGGCGTACTGTTCCATTTCAAACTGCGCCAACGCCAGATTGTTCCAGGCCGGGGCAAAACCGGGCTGCAGCTTGATCACTTCCTTGCAGGCCGTTTCGCAAGCCGCAAAGTCGCCCTTCATATAATAGGCGGTGGAAAGCGCATTCCGGGCCTGCACAAAATTGGGATCCCACTTGAGGGCCTTGTTCAGGGCCGTGATGGCCTTGTCGGGCTCGCCGCGTTGCAGGTGCACAAAGGCAATGTTGCCCCACGGCACCGGGAATTTGGCGCGGCAGTTGGCGGCTTCCTCATTATAGCGCAGGCAGCCGTCGAGATCGCCGCGTTCAAGGCAAATGCCGCCAAGCTGCACGTAGGCTTCCGCCAGATGCGGCGAATTGCGCACCGCGTTCAGCAGGGCTTCTTCAGCAGCCACAAAGTCGCGCTTGGTCAGCAGGGCCAGACCAAGATTGTAGTAATGGGTAGCGCACTGCTCGTTCTGGGCGATTTCCGCCTTCAGATCGGCAATGTATTCATCCAGGTCATCGTAGCGAGCTTTCATGCTATGTGCCCCTCTTTTTTCAAAAGATCATAGTACCATCGGCAAAAATCAAAAATGCCCATGTACTTTTCGTCCTTATTGACCACGCCGAGGGCGCATTCGGTAGCGCCCTTGCTGTAGGCCTTGCCATACGGCCCTTTTTGGGCCGCGTCTTTCAGAAATTCGTTGACCAGCTGCTGCGTGGTGCGCTTGGACACATCTGTCCGCATATCAAGCGGCTCATTGGGCTTCTGGAAAGGATCCCAGTTTTCATAGCCGATGCGGTCCACAAATTTACGACGGCGCGGATTCATGCGCTCATAAATTTCGCGCTTGAGACCTTCCTGCTCATCCGTAAGCTGCTGCGGCGTTCCATCGCGAAAGACGGTGGCGGGAATGCTGCCGTACATTTCAAACTCCTTTCACGCCCGATCAGGCCTCTTCTTTCTTGGCCGGGCCAATACCCAGATAGGCCTCATCGTAGCGGGTTAGCAGAGCCATGGACAAAGGCACATACACGTCGTGCAGTTCTTTAAAGCGGCTCTGCACTGTTGTGGCCACATCCCTGCTCAGGTCTTCAAGCCTGTTCTGGATCTTGTCCATATGGATGGTGGGGTATGGCTTGCCCTTTTCAAAGGCGGAAAAACCGCACACATGCCCCTGCCCGGCAATGGCCGTGGGCACGCCGTACACGCGGCAGGTAATGGGCCGGGCGTGGTACAGCAGGCATTGGTTATTATCATCCAGCAGAGGGCAGCGCAGCTTGATCTGAGCAGCGCGTTCCATGATGGCCTCGGGGCTTTCGCCGTCTTTTTCCGCCCGGTACAGCTCGCGCTTGATGCGCGTGGCGCGGCGGTCCAGATCAGAAGCGCGCTCAAGAATGGCGGAGCGCTGCGGCCCGTAACCAAAGGCGGCCTCAAATGCCTTGTTGATGTACATGGCTTCAACAAGGGAAAGATCAAAAAGCGCGTGGCAACAATCGCTACAGCCTTCCTTGCAGACTACGCACTGGGGAAAGGCCCCGCGCACCCTGCCGAAAAGGTCGTCAACTTCGGCCCGCAATGTTTCATAGCGGGTAAAAATAGAGCTCAGATCAGGGATCATGGTTATCCTGCGGTAGTGCGGAAGACATGAGGGAGAACAGGCGATTTCACACAGAAATCGCCCTGGCGGCTGCGTGAGCAGACGTCCGCCACAGAGGCGTGAGCGCGGTTTGTATGCGCTGATAAGCGCCTTAGCGGGCGTCTTGAAACTTTAAGAATGCACATTCTCAAAGTCAGGATGCTCTGGCGTCAAAGCGGCCTGTGCCTTATGAAAATGCCGCCTGGCGCGTGCGCGCCGGGCGGCACAATGAAAACTCGGCAGAATCAGCAAGGGAATGCCGCTTGGGCACCCCTGCAATTCCTAGTTTTCTTCAACGGTGATAGCGCTGACTTCGCAAACTTCCACACAGGATTCGCAGCCCAGGCATTCTTCGGCGTTCACGGCTTCGGACTTGCCGTCCTTGATTTCGTAAACTTCAACGGGGCACACGTCCACGCATTCGCCACAGCCCACGCACTTGTCAACGTCAACATTAACATTATAACCCATGGTGTCCTCCAAATTTGCATTGACTTGCTTGATTTTTCAAGCGGCTAAATTCCGCTTGTGCAATGGATAGCTTTAGGCATCCACCCTGTCAAGTGTCGGCTGGAAAATAGCCAACCGTGCAACAACTACAGGAATATCAAGCCCCGCTCCAGTGCAGGCGGAAAAGTTTTTTAAAAAATATTTTGCCTCAACAACTGGTTACAAAACGCCTATGAGCCTTATGGCACAAGACGCGCGTAATAGCCTTTGCCGTTGCGCACAACCTGCAACAAAATCTGCCCGGACATGCGCTCTCTTCTGAAAGCCTGTAAAAAATCTTCCATGGTTCTGGTTTCGGCAGCGCCCACCGCTGTTATGTGGTCGCCCTGACGCAAAAAAGATGCCGGGCCGTCTGCCCTGGCCTGCCGCACCACCACGCCCTGCGCAGTTTGCGCTGCGCTGAATCCCCAGCGACGCTCCAGCAGGGCGCGGGCCTCCACATCGCCAAAGGGTTCGGGGGTAGCCTCGATCTTCAACTGCCCGCCCTCACGCAGCAGTTGCAGCCGCAAGGGGGTTCCGGCTGTCTGGTTGCGCAAAATATCCAGATAATCGCGCCTGTCGCGCACAGGTGAAGAATTTATGGTTTCAAGTATGTCACCGGGCGCTATGCCCACCTTGGCAGCGGGAGAACCGGGAAACACCGCCGTAACCAGCACGCCGCCGGCATCTTTGAGGCCCAGGGCCATGGCCGTTTGCCCGTCCACATCCTGCAAATCAAGGCCCAGCCAGAGCGGGGCCACGCGGCCTGCGCTCATGAGGTCGTGCATGACGCGGCGGGCCTTGTTGATGGGGATTGCAAAACCGATGCCCTCGGCGCGTGCATCCACGGCCGTATTGATGCCTATGAGCACCCCCTCGATGTTCAGCAGCGGGCCGCCGCTGTTGCCGGGGTTAATGGCCGCGTCAGTCTGCACAAGGTCGGTGAACGCGCCGTCCTTGTTGCGGATAGTGCGCCCAAGGGCAGAAACCACGCCCGTGGTGACGGTATGGTTGAAACCAAAGGGATTGCCGATGGCGATGACGGTCTCGCCCGGCATGATGTCGCCTGAATCGCCGAGCTTTACGGCAGGCAGCTTTGACGCTCCCTTGATCTGGAGCACGGCAATGTCAAAATCCGGGTCAGCCCCTTTGACGGCGGCGGGAAATTCCCTGCCGTCCAGCAGATGCACCATGACTTCGTCCCCACCCGCGATAACATGCGCGTTGGTGAGCACAAGGCCTTTTTCTCCGTCTACAATGACGCCAGAACCAAGGCTGACGCGCTTTTGCCGCACTTTACGCCCGCCGGGCATATCAAAACCCGGCAAGCCGGGAAAGCCCGGTCCGAAAAACTGCTCAAGGGGCGAAAGCCGCTGCCCTTCAACAATATGTGTGCTCGTTATGTTCACAACCGCCGGGGCAACTGCCTGCACGGCGCGCACCACAGGGGTCATGCGGGGGCTGTCCGCCGCCACGGCCCCAGCCCGAGAAGGTGTGCACAGCAGCAGCGCCGCTGCCAGCATCAAAAAAAACAGGCGCAGGGCAAAACTTCCCTCAACTGCCGCCTCTTCTACCCGTCTGCGGCGCGAACTCCCACGGCAAGGCAGATTTTTTTGTATATAGATGGGTCTGATTTTCATATAAATTCCTTACCTCGTCGCTAACATAAGCACGTTGACGCGATCGTAAAGGCCCCCAAATGGATTTACTCCGCACAGCGGCGAGCCGTCCCGTCTTGCGCACGCCCCTTGTTAAGGATAAATAAGCGGCATGAAAACCACTCAATCCGACCTGTTGGAATTGATTTTGCCCGGCCTGCGCATTGCGCCCCTTCTTCAGAAAGACCTGGACGATGCCCAGGCTCATCTGGATGACCTCACCAAACCGCAGGGCAGCCTTGGCCGCCTCGAAGACCTCGCCCAGAGGCTCTACGCCATGAGCGGCGGGCAAGCGCCCATCAGCGTCAGCCCTGCCATCATGCTTACTGTTGCTGGCGACCACGGCGTTGCCGATCAGGGCGTTTCGCCTTTTCCCAAGGCCGTGACGCGCCAGATGGTGCAAAACTTTTTCAACAACGGCGCGGCGGTCAATGTTCTGTGCAAGACCTCGGGCATGGATCTGCGCGTGGTGGACGCAGGCTGCGATGGCGGCCCCTATGAGCCGCACTCCATCCTCATTGAGCGCCGTCTGGGCGACGGCACCGCAGATATGAGCCAGGGCCCGGCCATGAGCCGCGAAACATGCCTCAAGGGGCTGCGCATGGGCGTGGAACTGGCGCACCAGCTTGCGAATAATGGCTACCGCTGCCTCGGCGTGGGCGAAATGGGCATTGCCAACAGCACGGCAGGCACGGCCCTGTACTGCGCCTTGCTGCACTTTGACCCCGAGCAGATGACCGGCCCCGGCGCTGGCGCGGACCCCGACATGGTGCGCCACAAGACCGAAATCGTGCGCCGCGCGCTGGCAGTCAATGCTTCCATGCTGGAAGGCGACGACCCCATCAATATTCTGGCCGCCTTGGGCGGATTTGAAATTGTTCTCATGGCCGGGCTGATGCTTGGCGCAGCCTCGTGCCGCCTGCCCGTGCTGGTTGACGGCTTTATATGCAGCGCGGCCTATGTGGCGGGCCTGCACATCTGCCCCCAGCTTGCCGACTACGCCGTGCTTTCCCACGCCTCGGCAGAGCCGGGCCACGTACGCGCGCTCTCCAAGCTGACCGGCGGCGAAACCCGCAACAATCCGCTGCTGCACCTGAGCATGCGCCTTGGCGAAGGAACGGGCGGCGCTGTGGCCTATAACCTGCTGCGTTGCGCTGCCTCCGTGTACAACGACATGGCGACTTTCAGCTCCGCAGGCGTGACGGGCAAAACATGCTGAATCAGCTTGCGCCGGACCAGTCTTCCGCATCCGCCCTGCTGCGGCTGGAGGATGTCTCACGGGTGTTTGACATCCGGCGAGGGCTGTTCGGCGAAAGGCGCTCTTTGGTTGCCGTAGACGGCGTTAGCCTGAGCCTCGCCAAGGGCGCAAGCCTTGGTCTGGTGGGCGAATCCGGCTGCGGCAAATCCACCCTCGGGCGTCTGGCCTGCGGGTTGCTGGCCCCTTCTCAGGGGCAGGTGCTGCTTGATGGCCGCTTCCTGCCCCCCGCCGGGGCGGACAGTTGGGCCGCCGGGCGCATCCAGATGATTTTTCAGGATCCTTTTTCGTCCCTCAATCCCCGGCTCACTGTGGGCAATTCTGTGGCGGAGCCGCTGGCGGCGCGCGGCGTCTCCCGCGAGGAACGCCATGCACAGGCCGAGGCCATGCTGGCTACCGTGGGGCTTGAAGGCACGGGCCGCCGCTATCCGCACGAGTTTTCCGGGGGGCAGCGACAGCGCATTGCCGTGGCGCGGGCGCTCATCACCCGGCCAGATGTGGTTGTGTGCGACGAACCTGTTTCCGCACTCGATGCCTCGGTGCAGGCGCAGGCGCTCAACCTCCTGCGCGAAGTGCAGGAGCAGTTCGGGCCAGCCTATCTTTTCATTTCGCACGATCTGGCGGTGGTGGGATTTCTGTGCCGCCATATCCTGGTCATGTATCTGGGGCAGATTGTGGAAGAAGGCCCCACTGATGCCATCTTTGACGGTGCGGCGCACCCGTATACGCAGGCTCTCATGGCTGCCATGCCCACCGGGAGCCGCCGGGGCGAACCCATTGCCGCGCTGGAAGGCGAGCTGCCAAGCCCCTTGGCTCCGCCCGCCGGATGCCGCTTTCACCCGCGTTGCCCCAAGGCAAAGGACATTTGCCGCAAGGAAGCGCCGCAATGGAAGGATATGGGTGATGGGTGGCGCGTGAGGTGTTGGGAGGCGTAATTTCGCTTTATGCGCCTTCCCGGCGCGGGTTGATTAGCATTGTTGCCCTTCGGGCACGAGGTTCCGCCCTCCGGCGGAGTTTCGGACGCCTGTACGGCGTGCGATTTCGCCTCCCCGGCGAGGGATGCTCCTTTGGTTCTTGCTGCCCTGCGGGCACGGCGTTTTCGCCATCCGGCGAAGTTGGGACG
It encodes:
- a CDS encoding cupin domain-containing protein gives rise to the protein MNAQEIISHFGMRPHPEGGFYHRTYEAPQILTADEMPCGFIGPRPVSTAILFLLEQGQYSRLHRIRQDELWHFHLGGPLRLACIDTHGQPREVILGPNIMAGQHVQFTIPGGCWFGATPAPGSEFALVGCTVSPGFDMEDLRLGQPEELTLRYPNAKDCIREFCPPLNDAQRAACRRCGDDE
- a CDS encoding YigZ family protein; this encodes MTRYAVPDVAPQHPHSTEIVIRRSRFLAQCAHTPDAATARAFVEQVRRQHADATHNCWAYAAGAPGNTAQIGSSDDGEPHGTAGRPMLQIVLHSGIGELCVVVSRWFGGVKLGTGGLVRAYQDSVRENLADLPVRQRVPETSLQLTVAYAHLDALRRMLPTYEARLESEDYQAEARLQLRLPAEHVEAFQVALAGVSNGAALCSELTDGDTA
- a CDS encoding tetratricopeptide repeat protein encodes the protein MKARYDDLDEYIADLKAEIAQNEQCATHYYNLGLALLTKRDFVAAEEALLNAVRNSPHLAEAYVQLGGICLERGDLDGCLRYNEEAANCRAKFPVPWGNIAFVHLQRGEPDKAITALNKALKWDPNFVQARNALSTAYYMKGDFAACETACKEVIKLQPGFAPAWNNLALAQFEMEQYADAAESAKKAQALGFEVPEGFLEELKAKGV
- a CDS encoding YkgJ family cysteine cluster protein — protein: MIPDLSSIFTRYETLRAEVDDLFGRVRGAFPQCVVCKEGCSDCCHALFDLSLVEAMYINKAFEAAFGYGPQRSAILERASDLDRRATRIKRELYRAEKDGESPEAIMERAAQIKLRCPLLDDNNQCLLYHARPITCRVYGVPTAIAGQGHVCGFSAFEKGKPYPTIHMDKIQNRLEDLSRDVATTVQSRFKELHDVYVPLSMALLTRYDEAYLGIGPAKKEEA
- a CDS encoding ferredoxin, translated to MGYNVNVDVDKCVGCGECVDVCPVEVYEIKDGKSEAVNAEECLGCESCVEVCEVSAITVEEN
- a CDS encoding trypsin-like peptidase domain-containing protein, with amino-acid sequence MKIRPIYIQKNLPCRGSSRRRRVEEAAVEGSFALRLFFLMLAAALLLCTPSRAGAVAADSPRMTPVVRAVQAVAPAVVNITSTHIVEGQRLSPLEQFFGPGFPGLPGFDMPGGRKVRQKRVSLGSGVIVDGEKGLVLTNAHVIAGGDEVMVHLLDGREFPAAVKGADPDFDIAVLQIKGASKLPAVKLGDSGDIMPGETVIAIGNPFGFNHTVTTGVVSALGRTIRNKDGAFTDLVQTDAAINPGNSGGPLLNIEGVLIGINTAVDARAEGIGFAIPINKARRVMHDLMSAGRVAPLWLGLDLQDVDGQTAMALGLKDAGGVLVTAVFPGSPAAKVGIAPGDILETINSSPVRDRRDYLDILRNQTAGTPLRLQLLREGGQLKIEATPEPFGDVEARALLERRWGFSAAQTAQGVVVRQARADGPASFLRQGDHITAVGAAETRTMEDFLQAFRRERMSGQILLQVVRNGKGYYARLVP
- the cobT gene encoding nicotinate-nucleotide--dimethylbenzimidazole phosphoribosyltransferase, producing MKTTQSDLLELILPGLRIAPLLQKDLDDAQAHLDDLTKPQGSLGRLEDLAQRLYAMSGGQAPISVSPAIMLTVAGDHGVADQGVSPFPKAVTRQMVQNFFNNGAAVNVLCKTSGMDLRVVDAGCDGGPYEPHSILIERRLGDGTADMSQGPAMSRETCLKGLRMGVELAHQLANNGYRCLGVGEMGIANSTAGTALYCALLHFDPEQMTGPGAGADPDMVRHKTEIVRRALAVNASMLEGDDPINILAALGGFEIVLMAGLMLGAASCRLPVLVDGFICSAAYVAGLHICPQLADYAVLSHASAEPGHVRALSKLTGGETRNNPLLHLSMRLGEGTGGAVAYNLLRCAASVYNDMATFSSAGVTGKTC
- a CDS encoding ABC transporter ATP-binding protein, whose amino-acid sequence is MLNQLAPDQSSASALLRLEDVSRVFDIRRGLFGERRSLVAVDGVSLSLAKGASLGLVGESGCGKSTLGRLACGLLAPSQGQVLLDGRFLPPAGADSWAAGRIQMIFQDPFSSLNPRLTVGNSVAEPLAARGVSREERHAQAEAMLATVGLEGTGRRYPHEFSGGQRQRIAVARALITRPDVVVCDEPVSALDASVQAQALNLLREVQEQFGPAYLFISHDLAVVGFLCRHILVMYLGQIVEEGPTDAIFDGAAHPYTQALMAAMPTGSRRGEPIAALEGELPSPLAPPAGCRFHPRCPKAKDICRKEAPQWKDMGDGWRVRCWEA